The Pogona vitticeps strain Pit_001003342236 chromosome 6, PviZW2.1, whole genome shotgun sequence genome contains a region encoding:
- the CTF1 gene encoding cardiotrophin-1 isoform X1, giving the protein MERATKVPGTSGDHPVQQDGGAFRPFLSAVDLSKRLSSSQPQQEIAHKIQATHNLTILMQDGSEQLLSDYVFHQEEPFGDPNFNPPPVPFPGLPLPTLPPAAWLDLSDAERLQANTAAFSNLPGYLAAVRCQQMELSPQAEELQRQLEIARMQCLGLVNNLKIIMNLMGIGLGPITPAEPPGLDSAFLMKLFGYRICHLYQEWVNRCEKDMALLATKYPI; this is encoded by the exons ATGGAGCGGGCGACGAAGGTGCCAGGAACAAGTGGAGATCATCCGGTCCAGCAGGATGGAGGTGCTTTCAG GCCATTTCTGTCTGCAGTGGATTTATCGAAACGCCTCTCGTCCTCCCAGCCGCAGCAAGAAATAGCACACAAGATCCAAGCAACGCACAACCTGACAATCCTCATGCAAGATGGATCAGAACAGCTGCTGTCAGACTAT GTATTTCACCAGGAGGAGCCGTTTGGGGATCCCAATTTTAACCCTCCCCCCGTGCCCTTCCCGGGGCTGCCGTTGCCCACCCTGCCTCCTGCAGCCTGGCTGGACCTCAGCGACGCTGAGCGGCTCCAAGCCAACACGGCGGCTTTCTCCAACTTGCCAGGCTACCTGGCAGCTGTCAGATGCCAGCAGATGGAGCTGAGCCCTCAGGCCGAAGAGCTGCAGCGCCAGCTCGAGATTGCACGCATGCAATGTCTCGGACTGGTGAACAACCTTAAGATCATCATGAACTTGATGGGCATTGGGCTCGGGCCAATAACGCCAGCGGAGCCACCAGGGCTTGACAGCGCCTTCCTCATGAAGCTCTTTGGCTACAGAATTTGCCACCTCTACCAGGAGTGGGTCAACCGTTGCGAAAAGGACATGGCTCTACTGGCTACCAAATACCCTATCTGA
- the CTF1 gene encoding cardiotrophin-1 isoform X2 has translation MEVLSVDLSKRLSSSQPQQEIAHKIQATHNLTILMQDGSEQLLSDYVFHQEEPFGDPNFNPPPVPFPGLPLPTLPPAAWLDLSDAERLQANTAAFSNLPGYLAAVRCQQMELSPQAEELQRQLEIARMQCLGLVNNLKIIMNLMGIGLGPITPAEPPGLDSAFLMKLFGYRICHLYQEWVNRCEKDMALLATKYPI, from the exons ATGGAGGTGCTTTCAG TGGATTTATCGAAACGCCTCTCGTCCTCCCAGCCGCAGCAAGAAATAGCACACAAGATCCAAGCAACGCACAACCTGACAATCCTCATGCAAGATGGATCAGAACAGCTGCTGTCAGACTAT GTATTTCACCAGGAGGAGCCGTTTGGGGATCCCAATTTTAACCCTCCCCCCGTGCCCTTCCCGGGGCTGCCGTTGCCCACCCTGCCTCCTGCAGCCTGGCTGGACCTCAGCGACGCTGAGCGGCTCCAAGCCAACACGGCGGCTTTCTCCAACTTGCCAGGCTACCTGGCAGCTGTCAGATGCCAGCAGATGGAGCTGAGCCCTCAGGCCGAAGAGCTGCAGCGCCAGCTCGAGATTGCACGCATGCAATGTCTCGGACTGGTGAACAACCTTAAGATCATCATGAACTTGATGGGCATTGGGCTCGGGCCAATAACGCCAGCGGAGCCACCAGGGCTTGACAGCGCCTTCCTCATGAAGCTCTTTGGCTACAGAATTTGCCACCTCTACCAGGAGTGGGTCAACCGTTGCGAAAAGGACATGGCTCTACTGGCTACCAAATACCCTATCTGA
- the BCL7C gene encoding B-cell CLL/lymphoma 7 protein family member C has protein sequence MSGRAVRAETRSRAKDDIKKVMAAIEHVRRWEKRWVTVGDTSLRIYKWVPIVDPRDEEKRRLAGNSDQRMKERRSQIPSPRSNAALLMLDLNDENSNQSSLSETSLLKGGDTSPSPTPDRSQTVTPTPLGELKVEDSQPPLLGQEGDSGGLLLEGQDEPPMLTKEELNPKASDPQVVEASGPAEFTKALEESPPETEESSSSEAPPLKRIRAETQGSESSRPSEA, from the exons ATGTCGGGACGAGCCGTGCGGGCCGAGACAAGGAGCCGGGCAAAAGATGACATCAAAAAAGTGATGGCAGCTATCGAACATGTCCGCAGATG GGAAAAGCGGTGGGTGACTGTGGGAGATACATCTCTACGCATCTACAAGTGGGTACCGATTGTGGATCCCCGGGATGAG GAGAAGAGGAGACTAGCAGGCAACAGTGATCAGAGGATGAAAGAGAGACGATCTCAGATTCCCAGTCCCCGGAGCAATGCTGCTTTGCTCATGTTGGACCTCAATG atgaGAACAGTAACCAGAGCTCTCTTTCGGAAACCTCTCTGCTGAAAGGGGGAGACACGAGCCCCAGCCCGACCCCGGACCGCAGCCAGACTGTAACCCCGACTCCCTTAGGAGAGCTGAAGGTGGAGGACTCGCAGCCCCCTTTGTTAGGACAGGAAGGAG ATTCTGGGGGGCTGCTTCTGGAGGGACAAGATGAGCCCCCCATGCTTACCAAAGAAGAACTCAACCCCAAGGCATCAGATCCCCAG GTGGTGGAAGCATCGGGTCCAGCAGAGTTCACAAAGGCCCTTGAGGAGTCCCCACCGGAGACAGAAGAGTCATCATCATCTGAGGCTCCCCCACTGAAACGTATCCGCGCTGAGACCCAAGGTTCAGAGTCCAGCCGGCCCTCAGAAGCTTAA